The genomic region GCATCAGTTCGTGGTACTTCATCATCCCAGCGTCATGGCTGAATTTGAAACCGCAATCAATCAACCGGTGAGGCACTAATGACTGATAATACAGAATCAGAACAGTCTGAGGAAAAACCTTGGCAATTTAGCGCCGGTCAATCTGGCAATCCATCTGGCCGCCCTAAAGGGTCACGCAATCGCGCCACATTAGCCGTACAGGCATTGCTAGAGGGTGAAGGTGAGGCAATCACTCGCAAAGCCATTGAGAGCGCTAAAGAAGGCGATATGACAGCCATTCGTTTGGTATTGGAGCGACTGCTTCCACCTCGTAAAGATGCGCCGGTATCGTTTGAACTTCCGCCGCTTAAAACGGCTGAGGATTTGCCAGTCGCTATTGCTGCACTTATCGAGGCGGTATCTATTGGCGAGTTAACACCGATAGAAGCACAAAGCGTGGCGAACCTATTAGAGCTCCACCACCGTTCATTAGAAGCCTGTGAGTTGGAGCAACGTATTACCGCACTAGAGGGGAAGCAGATATGAGCAAGTTACTATCGAAGCGATTAGAGCAGTTGGAGCGAGATACCCACTCTGATGATGAGATGCGATAGGTGCTGGCTTATCTAGGTGATACCACCGCTGATAATATTACCGTCACAGCGGCTTCATACCGCACGCATGAGCAATGGCTAGATGAATTACAATAGGAGTAAGTAGGATGAGTAAACCACTAGAGAAACGTATTGGTAAGTTGGAGAAATCCATCACGCCGGATGAGAGGCCATTTCGGTTTTTATTTTGTGAGGTTGGTGAAACCAGTGAAGAGGCACGCGTACGCTATAACGCTGACAAGCCCGATGATCTGCTATGTGATGATGATAATATTATGATTATCAGGTGGTGCAAGCCATGAATCGATTGAACAACCGATTAGATAAGCTGGAGAACCTTAATAGGGCTGCGAGCTTACAATCCATTCCTGCAGATGAAACAGCTGCGCAGCGTTATTTACGTTTACTTGATATGGTGCCTAGGCAAAGAGCATCTAACCACAGTAATCAATATACCCCAGAGGAAGCCCATCGAGTGCTGAAAGGGGAACTCTAACAGCACAAATAGGTAGGGTGGGTCAAATGTTCAGCGCTTGCCTTTTAGGGGCGGTGCGGGAGTCACATTTTTACCGCCACAATAAATACATCATGAA from Rickettsiales bacterium harbors:
- a CDS encoding DUF5681 domain-containing protein, which produces MTDNTESEQSEEKPWQFSAGQSGNPSGRPKGSRNRATLAVQALLEGEGEAITRKAIESAKEGDMTAIRLVLERLLPPRKDAPVSFELPPLKTAEDLPVAIAALIEAVSIGELTPIEAQSVANLLELHHRSLEACELEQRITALEGKQI